TGTATGACAGGACTCCCTAATCCACACCTTCACAATCTTTTTGTTAAGTTCATACCAAGTTGCAACTGttatttaaacttttaaacTAACATCAATTTTCTTTTACTATAAAGAGAACAAATTGAGGGCTTCCACCTATCAATGCATGGGTCATAGCTAAGCAGCATAAATGCTCTGCTAAGCATTCCCCTTGAATTTATTTGGAGGGGTAGAGAAGGATCCCTGTTCTGATCTGGTAAGTAAATGGCAAAGCATCCCCTGCTTCAGGCACAGttcccagggctggtgctgaacatatgctgaaaataaataaatcattctCAGTGTGTTGTACCTCTTTCCTTTTGCAGTTCTGGGAGGTGCTTGGTGATGAACATGGGATTGACATCACTGGGAACTACCGTGGGGATtcacctctgcagctggagagaatTAACGTGTACTTCAATGAGGCTTATTGTAAGTGCTCAGCAGAGCCGACAGGGAGGGTAAAATAAGTAATtaacaaacccacaaaaagcCTAGGCCACTCTAGGTGGATTGGACTTTTCAGAGTGGATTGTAAACCTGTTTCTTTGACCAGTAGCAGTAATTATTTgcattcattttgttttgttccagcCCATAAATACGTGCCCCGTTCCATCCTGGTGGACCTGGAGCCTGGGACGATGGACAGTGTCCGGTCCAGCAAGATCGGCCCCCTCTTTCGACCTGACAACTTTATCCACGGTATGCACAGCACACTGCCAGCAAACTGACTGCAGGCAACTGTCCCAAAAGGGCCTTGGAAGTCCTTTAAAAATTCTCCTGTAACTTTGTGGCTGTTCTTTCTGTAATTCTGTTCACAGGTAATTCAGGTGCTGGCAACAACTGGGCCAAGGGCCATTACACAGAAGGTGCTGAACTGATTGAAAACGTCATGGATGTGGTGAGGAACGAGTGTGAGAGCTGTGACTGCCTTCAGGGATTCCAGCTCATCCATTCCCTTGGCGGTGGCACAGGCTCAGGCATGGGGACGCTCCTCATCAACAAGATCAGGGAGGAATATCCCGACAGGATCATGAACACCTTCAGCGTGGTGCCCTCGCCCAAGGTCTCCGACACGGTGGTGGAGCCGTACAACGCCATCCTCTCCATCCACCAGCTGATAGAGAACACAGACGAAACCTTTTGCATTGACAACGAAGCTCTGTATGACATATGCTTCAGGACATTAAAGCTCACCAATCCCACCTACGGGGACCTCAACCACCTGGTGTCCCTGACGATGAGCGGCGTCACCACCTCGCTGCGCTTCCCGGGCCAGCTGAACGCGGATCTGCGGAAGCTGGCGGTGAACATGGTGCCCTTTCCTCGCCTGCACTTCTTCATGCCCGGCTTTGCCCCGCTGACAGCGCGGGGCAGCCAGCAGTACCGGGCCCTGACGGTGCCAGAGCTCACCCAGCAGATGTTCGACGCCCGCAACATGATGGCAGCGTGCGACCCGCGCCGCGGGCGCTACCTCACCGTCGCCTGCATCTTCAGGGGCAGGATGTCCACCAGGGAAGTGGACGAGCAGCTGCTGTCTGTCCAGACCAAGAACAGCTCCTACTTCGTGGAGTGGATCCCCAACAATGTGAAAGTGGCCGTGTGTGACATCCCGCCGCGAGGGCTGAAGATGGCAGCCACGTTCATCGGCAATAACACGGCCATCCAGGAGCTCTTCATCAGGGTGTCCGAGCAGTTCTCGGCCATGTTCAGAAGGAAAGCATTTCTGCACTGGTACACGGGGGAAGGCATGGATGAGATGGAGTTTTCTGAAGCAGAAGGTAACACCAATGACCTCGTGTCCGAGTACCAGCAGTACCAGGATGCCACTGCAGATGTGGAGGAATTTGAGGAGGTAGAAGTGGAAGCAGAAGCCAAGCcagaaaaggaagcagagtAAAAAGTATCAAAACATTCTCCTAATGAGCCAGTTCACATTCACTAAAGACAAAGCAATAGCCATCATCTGCATACCCAAAATAACACATTTCTTCAGAACTTTTTCTCTGCATCTGGCCAAGTATCTCTG
Above is a genomic segment from Oenanthe melanoleuca isolate GR-GAL-2019-014 chromosome 20, OMel1.0, whole genome shotgun sequence containing:
- the TUBB1 gene encoding tubulin beta-1 chain — its product is MREIVHLQIGQCGNQIGAKFWEVLGDEHGIDITGNYRGDSPLQLERINVYFNEAYSHKYVPRSILVDLEPGTMDSVRSSKIGPLFRPDNFIHGNSGAGNNWAKGHYTEGAELIENVMDVVRNECESCDCLQGFQLIHSLGGGTGSGMGTLLINKIREEYPDRIMNTFSVVPSPKVSDTVVEPYNAILSIHQLIENTDETFCIDNEALYDICFRTLKLTNPTYGDLNHLVSLTMSGVTTSLRFPGQLNADLRKLAVNMVPFPRLHFFMPGFAPLTARGSQQYRALTVPELTQQMFDARNMMAACDPRRGRYLTVACIFRGRMSTREVDEQLLSVQTKNSSYFVEWIPNNVKVAVCDIPPRGLKMAATFIGNNTAIQELFIRVSEQFSAMFRRKAFLHWYTGEGMDEMEFSEAEGNTNDLVSEYQQYQDATADVEEFEEVEVEAEAKPEKEAE